In Leuconostoc kimchii IMSNU 11154, one genomic interval encodes:
- a CDS encoding PspC domain-containing protein encodes MTKKKAFTRSRDNRMIGGVIGGVSDYFGWDATIVRIIFVLISIFSAAFPGTLVYILAWIIIPDAPRKTHYYSNREPKDVTPDDDYNRP; translated from the coding sequence ATGACAAAAAAGAAAGCATTTACACGTTCACGTGACAACCGTATGATCGGTGGTGTCATTGGTGGCGTATCTGACTATTTTGGTTGGGACGCTACTATCGTCCGAATCATATTTGTCCTCATTTCAATTTTTTCAGCAGCATTTCCTGGCACATTAGTTTATATTTTAGCTTGGATCATCATTCCTGATGCACCCAGAAAAACACACTACTATTCAAATCGTGAGCCTAAAGATGTTACCCCTGATGATGATTATAATCGTCCTTAA
- the gyrB gene encoding DNA topoisomerase (ATP-hydrolyzing) subunit B codes for MSEEINNEIENIDGIVTDDEEIRHASTVEAQAGDYNADQIQVLEGLEAVRKRPGMYIGTTTAQGLHHLVWEIVDNGIDEALAGFASHITVTIEKDNSITVTDDGRGIPVDIQTKTGKPALETVFTVLHAGGKFGGGGYKVSGGLHGVGASVVNALSTNLDVKVVRDGQVYYMDFKIGRVNTRMVKLDEKPTIDRGTIVHFNPDADIFRETTTFNYNTLLTRVRELAFLNKGLRISITDNRLETPVVESFHFEGGIKEYVEYLNAEKTVIFPEPVYVEGEENGIVVEAALQYTTDIKDSLRTFTNNINTYEGGTHETGFKTALTRVINDYARKNGQLKDNAESLTGEDVREGMTAIVSIKHPDPQFEGQTKTKLGNSDARQATDRMFSETFSRFMMENPVVAKQIVEKGILAQKARLAAKRAREMTRKQSGLEIGNLPGKLADNTSNDPALSELFIVEGDSAGGSAKQGRNRVTQAILPIRGKILNVEKATLDKVLANEEIRSLFTAMGTGFGDDFNVEKANYHKVIIMTDADVDGAHIRTLLLTLFYRYMRPLVDAGYIYIAQPPLYGVALGNSKTREYLDTDEELETYLAQLPSNIKPKVQRYKGLGEMDFDQLADTTMDPLNRRLLRVDPTDAEAADSIFDMLMGDDVAPRREFIEENAVFVENLDI; via the coding sequence ATGTCTGAAGAAATTAATAACGAAATAGAAAATATTGATGGTATTGTCACTGACGATGAAGAAATTCGTCATGCTAGCACAGTCGAAGCGCAAGCTGGTGACTACAATGCTGATCAAATTCAAGTTTTAGAGGGCTTAGAGGCTGTACGTAAGCGTCCAGGAATGTATATTGGCACAACTACAGCACAAGGGTTGCATCACTTAGTATGGGAAATTGTTGATAATGGTATTGATGAAGCTTTGGCTGGTTTTGCCTCACATATTACTGTAACAATTGAAAAAGATAATTCAATTACAGTGACGGATGATGGTCGTGGTATTCCTGTTGACATTCAAACAAAAACTGGGAAACCAGCACTTGAAACTGTCTTCACAGTGCTACATGCTGGTGGTAAATTTGGCGGTGGCGGTTATAAGGTTTCTGGTGGCTTACACGGTGTGGGTGCCTCAGTCGTTAACGCGCTATCAACGAACTTAGATGTTAAAGTTGTCCGTGATGGGCAAGTGTATTATATGGACTTCAAAATCGGTCGTGTTAATACGCGCATGGTTAAATTGGACGAGAAGCCAACCATTGATCGTGGCACAATTGTTCACTTTAATCCAGATGCTGATATATTCCGTGAAACCACAACTTTTAACTACAATACATTATTAACGCGAGTTCGTGAGCTTGCCTTTTTAAACAAGGGTCTACGTATTTCAATTACAGACAACCGCTTGGAAACACCTGTCGTGGAAAGCTTCCACTTTGAGGGTGGTATTAAAGAGTATGTTGAATACCTAAATGCTGAAAAAACAGTTATTTTCCCTGAACCGGTCTATGTTGAAGGTGAGGAAAATGGTATTGTTGTCGAAGCTGCATTGCAATATACGACAGACATTAAAGATAGTTTACGCACGTTTACTAACAACATTAACACCTACGAAGGTGGTACGCATGAGACGGGGTTTAAGACTGCTTTGACACGTGTTATTAATGATTATGCACGCAAAAATGGTCAGTTGAAGGATAATGCTGAGAGTTTGACAGGGGAAGACGTTCGTGAGGGCATGACAGCTATCGTGTCCATCAAACATCCGGATCCACAATTTGAAGGGCAGACTAAAACAAAGTTAGGTAACTCGGATGCGCGTCAAGCTACTGATCGGATGTTTTCAGAGACGTTTAGTCGCTTTATGATGGAAAATCCAGTGGTCGCTAAGCAAATAGTTGAAAAAGGTATTTTAGCGCAAAAGGCACGTCTAGCTGCTAAACGTGCACGTGAAATGACACGTAAACAGTCTGGGTTAGAGATTGGTAATTTGCCTGGAAAGTTGGCTGATAATACGTCAAACGATCCGGCACTATCAGAATTGTTTATTGTTGAGGGTGATTCGGCCGGTGGCTCTGCTAAACAAGGACGAAACCGAGTGACACAAGCAATCCTGCCAATTCGTGGTAAAATTTTGAACGTTGAAAAAGCAACTTTAGATAAGGTGTTAGCTAACGAAGAGATCAGATCACTGTTTACTGCCATGGGAACAGGTTTTGGTGATGATTTTAACGTTGAAAAAGCCAATTATCACAAAGTGATTATTATGACCGATGCCGATGTCGATGGTGCGCATATTCGAACATTATTATTGACATTGTTTTACCGTTATATGCGACCACTTGTGGACGCGGGATATATTTATATTGCGCAACCACCATTGTATGGCGTTGCACTTGGTAATTCAAAAACACGTGAATACTTGGACACTGACGAAGAATTAGAGACCTATTTAGCGCAGTTACCTTCAAATATTAAGCCAAAAGTGCAACGCTATAAGGGATTAGGTGAAATGGATTTTGATCAGCTCGCCGATACAACAATGGATCCATTAAATCGTCGTTTATTAAGAGTAGATCCAACAGATGCAGAAGCAGCTGATAGTATTTTTGATATGTTAATGGGTGATGATGTTGCACCGCGTCGAGAATTCATTGAAGAAAATGCCGTGTTCGTAGAAAACTTAGATATTTAA
- a CDS encoding PadR family transcriptional regulator, with amino-acid sequence MAISKELIRGHTDTIILNILSQGDSYGYQVSKSIRLLSHQQYELNEATLYTAFRRLEKGGAIASYWGDETQGARRKYYKITTSGQQQLTTALQEWEFAKDVISQLITGNMHEGVSL; translated from the coding sequence ATGGCTATTTCTAAAGAGCTAATTCGTGGTCATACTGACACGATTATACTAAATATTCTTAGCCAAGGTGATTCCTATGGCTATCAAGTTTCTAAATCTATTCGTCTGCTAAGCCATCAGCAATATGAGCTGAATGAAGCCACACTGTACACAGCGTTTCGACGTTTAGAAAAAGGTGGTGCCATCGCCAGTTATTGGGGTGACGAAACACAGGGGGCACGCCGCAAATATTATAAAATTACAACGTCTGGTCAACAACAATTAACAACGGCCTTACAGGAATGGGAATTTGCGAAGGATGTTATTAGCCAACTAATCACTGGCAATATGCATGAAGGAGTATCACTATGA
- the yaaA gene encoding S4 domain-containing protein YaaA codes for MTKNIKITTEYITLTQLLKEENIISSGGQAKYYLMDFPVLLNGESENRRGKKLYHHDEIIVDGETYIIDLAENADELIAAAQEEKEARAVAAKKTVRDDRIKAQKAAVAKERKEARFAELRKKNGTRSGGFGRPNQGGRSKGPKGPGSWNSHR; via the coding sequence ATGACGAAAAATATAAAAATCACAACTGAATATATCACACTCACACAATTACTCAAAGAAGAGAATATTATCTCATCCGGTGGTCAAGCCAAGTACTATTTAATGGATTTTCCAGTACTGTTAAATGGTGAATCAGAAAATCGTCGCGGTAAAAAATTGTACCATCACGATGAAATTATAGTCGACGGCGAAACTTACATCATTGACTTAGCAGAAAATGCTGATGAGCTTATCGCGGCAGCGCAAGAAGAAAAAGAAGCGCGTGCTGTTGCTGCCAAAAAGACGGTTCGTGATGACCGTATTAAGGCACAAAAAGCTGCAGTTGCAAAGGAACGTAAGGAAGCCCGTTTTGCTGAATTACGTAAAAAGAATGGTACGCGATCAGGCGGATTTGGTAGACCAAATCAAGGAGGTCGTAGTAAAGGACCAAAGGGACCAGGTTCTTGGAACTCACATCGTTAA
- the dnaN gene encoding DNA polymerase III subunit beta, translating into MQFSINRQAFIKILNDVSRAISSRTTIPILTNVKIVLNDEELVLTGSNSDISIESRIDQSDTSAQLVIKETGGITLPATFFSNIVKNLPADHMTLAVDGVRAHITSGASDFTINGQDVRNYPQLPEMTDVQTLSVSAAQLVDIISQTKISASTQESRPILTGIHLALNGNDVKAVTTDSHRLSQRIVTLTGTETTVNADVIIPAKSFNELQSLLEGQDRVDIKLAANQAVFDLGHTTFYSRLLEGNYPETDRLIPTESTTQLTIEASTLLGAINRASLLSHESRNNVVQLTLADGVVTLTGTSQEVGRVQEELATTSVEGENLEISFNPDYVRDALRVFSGKPVDVKFTSNLRPFTLTPAGETDDKQLQLITPVRTF; encoded by the coding sequence ATGCAATTCTCAATTAATCGTCAAGCTTTCATAAAAATTTTAAATGATGTCTCACGCGCGATTTCATCGCGCACAACAATTCCAATTTTAACTAACGTGAAAATTGTGCTAAATGATGAAGAACTTGTATTAACTGGTTCAAATAGTGATATTTCAATCGAATCCCGTATTGACCAATCAGATACCAGCGCACAATTAGTTATAAAAGAAACAGGTGGCATTACGTTACCAGCAACTTTCTTTTCAAATATTGTTAAGAATTTACCTGCTGATCATATGACACTTGCAGTAGATGGTGTACGCGCACACATCACTTCTGGTGCTTCAGACTTTACAATTAATGGGCAAGATGTACGTAACTATCCACAACTGCCAGAAATGACAGATGTTCAAACATTAAGTGTTTCAGCTGCACAATTAGTTGATATTATTTCACAAACAAAAATTTCTGCTTCAACACAAGAAAGTCGACCAATTCTGACAGGAATCCATTTAGCGCTTAATGGTAATGACGTGAAGGCTGTGACAACTGATTCACATCGTTTGTCACAACGGATTGTCACGTTGACTGGAACAGAAACAACCGTTAATGCAGATGTTATTATTCCAGCTAAATCATTTAATGAATTACAAAGCTTGTTAGAAGGGCAGGATCGTGTTGATATTAAGTTAGCTGCGAACCAAGCTGTATTTGATTTAGGGCACACAACATTTTATTCACGACTATTAGAAGGAAACTATCCGGAGACTGATCGTTTAATTCCAACAGAGAGCACAACACAATTGACGATTGAAGCTAGCACGTTGCTTGGGGCAATTAATCGTGCGAGTTTGTTAAGTCATGAAAGTCGAAATAATGTGGTTCAACTCACACTGGCGGACGGTGTTGTGACATTAACGGGTACTTCTCAAGAGGTTGGTCGTGTTCAGGAAGAGTTGGCGACGACATCAGTCGAAGGTGAAAACCTAGAAATTTCTTTCAATCCTGATTACGTTCGTGATGCCTTACGTGTATTTAGTGGCAAACCTGTTGATGTTAAGTTTACAAGCAACTTGCGACCATTTACATTGACACCTGCTGGTGAGACAGATGACAAACAGCTTCAATTGATTACGCCTGTTCGAACGTTTTGA
- a CDS encoding DUF4097 family beta strand repeat-containing protein, giving the protein MTSIEMEIRTRLDIIFSKYTPNAQLTEFKEELIADLMEAYQDFAKQDKSHDEALDDAFDQLGDIDVVLRDLSQDNTEKSTDKDEPKKKPFVDISDDGVHIGNLHIDGQGVRLGDDIVIDGKHDKVQFGDWLHVDHDGARIGKKYYKFDDDNNNHSSHFDDASNTNQSPSWATAHHNAQIPISDKQFVFDYRDAVVNFYTNDKTDLITVDEYFNRDNSRYFAHIEENDDRVLVSQGDHPLLFHVRTLINIGFPKNFNTGRITSINHSGRVTASNLSLGTFNLVIQSGSFDGQQLKAKNAAWEIHSGTVKADTLNFEKAEIFDKSGNVNLKNTTIPHAKISATSGSIQVDNFTGGGQFSANSGSLRLRIAKLSDDLKLHAHSSSIRVTVPENQDFNFDLSSNNGLVTIEHRNNIHFDKNTTGYKRGFYGTDPKFTIDASTNFGTIKVY; this is encoded by the coding sequence ATGACATCAATTGAAATGGAAATACGCACGCGTTTAGACATTATTTTTTCAAAGTACACGCCCAACGCGCAACTAACCGAATTTAAGGAAGAGTTAATTGCTGATCTCATGGAAGCCTATCAAGATTTCGCTAAACAAGATAAGTCTCACGATGAGGCACTTGATGATGCTTTTGATCAGTTAGGTGATATTGACGTTGTTCTGCGCGATCTAAGTCAAGATAACACCGAAAAATCAACTGACAAAGATGAGCCGAAAAAGAAACCCTTTGTAGACATTTCAGATGATGGTGTTCATATTGGTAATCTGCATATTGATGGTCAAGGTGTTCGTTTAGGTGATGATATCGTCATCGATGGTAAACATGACAAAGTGCAGTTTGGTGATTGGCTTCATGTTGACCATGATGGTGCACGTATTGGTAAAAAATACTATAAATTTGACGATGACAACAATAATCATTCATCTCATTTTGATGATGCAAGCAATACCAACCAGTCCCCATCTTGGGCAACCGCCCATCATAACGCTCAAATTCCTATCAGTGATAAACAGTTTGTTTTTGATTACCGAGATGCAGTTGTTAATTTTTACACCAATGATAAAACAGATCTCATAACTGTCGACGAGTACTTTAACCGTGATAATTCACGATATTTTGCTCATATTGAAGAAAATGACGATCGCGTTTTAGTTTCACAGGGTGACCATCCCCTACTATTTCATGTCCGAACATTAATCAATATTGGGTTTCCAAAAAACTTCAATACGGGTCGTATCACAAGTATTAACCATAGCGGTCGTGTCACTGCATCTAATTTATCACTTGGTACATTTAATCTCGTCATTCAATCTGGTAGTTTCGACGGTCAGCAGCTTAAAGCCAAAAACGCCGCTTGGGAAATCCATTCAGGCACAGTTAAAGCAGATACGCTTAATTTCGAAAAAGCAGAAATATTTGATAAATCAGGTAACGTTAACTTAAAAAACACAACCATTCCTCACGCTAAAATTAGTGCAACGTCTGGATCAATTCAAGTTGATAATTTTACCGGTGGTGGACAATTCAGCGCCAATTCCGGTTCCCTACGTTTACGCATAGCTAAACTAAGTGATGATCTAAAGCTACATGCACATTCTAGTTCAATTCGTGTGACAGTTCCTGAAAATCAGGATTTTAATTTCGACCTATCTTCAAACAATGGTCTTGTGACAATTGAACATCGTAATAATATTCATTTTGACAAAAATACTACGGGTTACAAACGCGGCTTCTATGGTACTGACCCTAAATTCACGATTGATGCTAGTACCAACTTTGGTACAATCAAAGTATACTAA
- the gyrA gene encoding DNA gyrase subunit A — translation MSEQNDSRIHNANLSEQMKTSFLSYAMSVIVARALPDVRDGMKPVHRRILYSMIEQGNTPDKPHKKSARIVGDVMGKYHPHGDSAIYESMVRMAQPFSYRHMLVDGHGNFGSVDGDSAAAMRYTEARLSKVAMEMVRDLNKDTVNFIPNYDGEEREPEVLPARFPNLLVNGATGIAVGMATNIPTHNLGEVISALHVLMNNPEATTLDLMEALPGPDFPTGGIVMGKSGIRRAYETGRGRVTVRAKVDIEQTKTGKEQIIVTELPYAVNKARLIERISELARDKRIEGITGIRDESDRDGLRVSIDVRRDASASVILNNLYKETLLQTNFSFNMLAINGGKPQTMSLKEILVAYLSHQREVIRRRTAFDLQKAQARAHILEGLRIALDHIDAIIGIIRSSATSEEAKTRLIDGYSLSDKQAQAILDMRLVRLTGLERDKIEDEYQKLVALIADLKDILAHEERVDQIIYDELLEIQTKFGDARRTELQVGDVTNLEDEDLIEEEDVIVTLTRNGYIKRVPQAEFKAQNRGGRGVQGMNVNDEDFVDQMVATSTHDTLLFFTNKGKVYRMKGYEVPEYGRQAKGIPVVNLLKFEGDEKIQTVINVRGEAGESKDYLFFVTRLGVVKRTAVNEFSNIRTNGLRALTLRDDDEVLSVQITDGTQSILIATKDGYSVRFTEDDVRIMGRSAAGVRGIRLRDGDVVVGSDVVNPNDNVLVITEKGYGKQTPVSEYPIKGRGGKGIKTVNITEKNGALAGMTIIHGDEDIMVTTTQGVMIRFTASSVSQTGRATLGVRLIRLEDGAKVATLAKVDHEEVVVSAETSQNVSRETPLDGKQIEQVAELLDRANSDEN, via the coding sequence ATGTCTGAACAAAACGACTCGCGCATTCATAATGCGAACCTGTCAGAACAAATGAAAACATCATTCTTGTCGTACGCGATGTCAGTTATTGTAGCGCGTGCTTTACCTGATGTTCGTGATGGCATGAAGCCTGTTCATCGTCGTATTTTGTATTCAATGATTGAGCAAGGAAATACACCAGATAAGCCACATAAAAAATCAGCGCGTATTGTTGGTGATGTGATGGGTAAGTACCATCCTCATGGTGATTCAGCAATTTATGAGTCAATGGTTCGCATGGCACAACCGTTTTCATATCGACATATGCTTGTTGATGGGCATGGAAACTTTGGATCAGTCGATGGGGATAGCGCAGCCGCTATGCGTTATACTGAAGCGCGTTTGTCTAAAGTTGCCATGGAAATGGTACGTGATTTAAACAAAGATACTGTTAATTTTATACCCAACTATGATGGCGAAGAACGCGAACCAGAAGTGCTACCAGCGCGTTTTCCTAACCTATTAGTGAATGGTGCGACTGGTATTGCTGTTGGTATGGCAACTAACATTCCAACACATAACTTAGGAGAAGTCATTTCTGCGCTTCATGTGTTAATGAATAATCCAGAAGCCACCACGCTTGACTTGATGGAAGCACTTCCTGGGCCTGATTTTCCAACAGGTGGTATTGTTATGGGGAAATCAGGTATTCGCCGTGCTTATGAAACCGGTCGTGGTCGTGTTACAGTTCGCGCTAAGGTTGACATTGAGCAAACTAAAACTGGCAAAGAACAAATCATTGTGACCGAGTTACCTTATGCTGTTAACAAAGCGCGTTTGATTGAGCGTATTTCAGAGCTTGCGCGAGATAAGCGAATTGAAGGTATTACAGGCATTCGTGATGAATCAGATCGTGACGGGTTGCGCGTGTCGATTGATGTTCGTCGTGACGCTTCAGCTAGTGTTATTTTAAACAATTTATACAAGGAAACATTGCTGCAAACTAATTTTAGTTTCAATATGCTGGCTATTAATGGTGGCAAGCCACAAACAATGAGCCTCAAAGAGATTTTAGTGGCCTATTTAAGCCATCAGCGTGAAGTTATTCGTCGCCGTACAGCATTTGATTTGCAGAAAGCGCAAGCACGGGCACATATCTTAGAAGGCTTGCGAATTGCTCTTGATCATATTGATGCCATTATTGGCATTATTCGGTCATCAGCAACGTCAGAAGAGGCCAAAACACGACTAATTGATGGCTATTCACTTTCTGATAAACAAGCACAAGCCATTCTAGACATGCGTTTAGTTCGTCTAACTGGCTTGGAACGCGACAAAATTGAGGATGAGTATCAAAAGTTAGTTGCTTTGATTGCTGATTTAAAAGATATTTTGGCGCATGAAGAACGTGTTGACCAAATTATTTACGATGAACTATTAGAAATTCAAACCAAATTTGGTGATGCGCGTCGGACAGAACTACAAGTTGGCGATGTGACAAACTTGGAAGATGAAGATTTAATTGAAGAAGAAGATGTTATTGTTACCTTAACGCGCAACGGCTATATTAAACGTGTACCGCAAGCTGAATTTAAAGCACAAAATCGTGGTGGACGTGGCGTACAAGGCATGAATGTTAATGATGAAGACTTTGTGGATCAAATGGTTGCCACGTCAACACATGATACATTATTGTTCTTTACGAATAAAGGTAAAGTTTACCGCATGAAGGGATACGAAGTACCTGAATATGGCCGTCAGGCTAAAGGTATTCCAGTCGTTAACTTACTCAAATTTGAAGGTGATGAAAAAATTCAAACGGTGATTAATGTTCGTGGTGAAGCTGGTGAAAGCAAAGATTATCTATTCTTTGTGACACGATTAGGTGTTGTCAAGCGAACTGCTGTGAACGAATTCTCAAATATCCGTACAAATGGTTTGAGAGCCTTAACATTGCGTGATGATGACGAGGTACTATCTGTTCAAATTACAGATGGCACACAGAGCATTTTAATTGCAACCAAAGATGGTTATTCAGTCAGATTCACTGAAGATGATGTGCGTATCATGGGTCGTTCCGCAGCAGGTGTCCGTGGTATTCGATTGCGTGATGGGGATGTTGTTGTTGGGTCAGATGTTGTGAATCCCAATGATAATGTATTAGTGATTACAGAAAAAGGCTATGGGAAGCAAACGCCAGTAAGTGAGTATCCAATTAAGGGTCGTGGTGGTAAAGGAATCAAAACAGTTAATATCACTGAAAAGAACGGTGCGTTAGCTGGCATGACAATTATTCATGGGGATGAAGACATTATGGTGACAACCACACAAGGTGTGATGATTCGTTTCACTGCTTCATCGGTCAGTCAAACTGGACGAGCAACTTTGGGTGTCCGGTTAATTCGCCTAGAAGACGGCGCTAAAGTTGCTACACTAGCAAAAGTAGACCATGAGGAAGTTGTGGTGTCTGCTGAAACAAGTCAAAATGTTTCACGTGAAACACCATTAGACGGCAAACAGATTGAACAAGTGGCTGAGCTATTAGATCGTGCCAATTCTGATGAAAATTAA
- a CDS encoding LysR family transcriptional regulator, with product MITDTSFNIELLYVLVAVNDAHSINKSSDALRMTQPAISKKIKQLETYYGKQLFLRSAQGMTLTLDGQNLYLEAKKLIQQFENMHALMTESQVSLADLKLGALDSIASNMYPNFFSHYLSDLKEVTLTNKIYDLITPFNSGQLDAILIDHEFSKEFTGQFEEIQLFEERYYLVYSQKNKDLVTLNRPTLDATDLNHLKLLMYPKYCPIHQRISQIYQINNKSLPDMVEIDYSESTIAMVANSDYVTILPKSVAVNKITQDPTRLAMKQLAEPFMRTVSLFTRDKATRQLIHEMLIKS from the coding sequence ATGATAACTGACACTTCTTTTAATATAGAACTGTTATACGTTTTAGTGGCTGTCAATGATGCCCACAGTATCAATAAAAGCAGTGACGCTTTAAGGATGACGCAACCAGCTATTAGTAAAAAAATTAAGCAACTCGAAACCTATTATGGCAAACAACTTTTTTTAAGAAGTGCTCAAGGTATGACTTTAACTTTAGACGGACAAAACCTTTACTTGGAGGCCAAAAAATTAATCCAACAATTCGAAAACATGCACGCCTTAATGACTGAATCTCAAGTGTCCCTAGCTGATTTAAAATTGGGCGCTTTAGACAGTATTGCTTCCAATATGTATCCCAATTTTTTTAGTCACTATTTATCTGACCTGAAAGAAGTCACCTTGACTAATAAGATTTATGACCTCATTACACCATTTAATTCAGGTCAATTAGATGCTATTTTAATTGACCACGAGTTTAGTAAAGAATTTACTGGTCAATTCGAAGAGATACAGTTATTTGAAGAACGCTATTATTTAGTCTATTCACAAAAAAATAAGGATCTAGTCACTCTCAACAGGCCAACATTAGATGCGACTGACTTGAATCACTTAAAATTGCTCATGTACCCAAAATACTGTCCCATTCATCAGAGAATAAGCCAAATATACCAGATAAACAATAAATCTTTGCCTGATATGGTTGAAATAGATTATAGTGAATCTACGATTGCTATGGTTGCAAATTCTGATTATGTGACAATTCTACCCAAATCAGTCGCCGTTAATAAAATAACCCAGGACCCGACACGCTTAGCAATGAAACAACTGGCTGAACCTTTTATGCGAACTGTCTCCCTGTTTACACGCGACAAGGCCACGCGTCAATTAATCCATGAGATGTTAATCAAATCCTAA
- the recF gene encoding DNA replication/repair protein RecF (All proteins in this family for which functions are known are DNA-binding proteins that assist the filamentation of RecA onto DNA for the initiation of recombination or recombinational repair.), whose product MELTSLKLVNYRNYADLKLDFSDGVNVFLGENAQGKTNLLESIYVLALTRSHRTSSDKELIRWHEKEATISGRVKKNISETPLSLHFSNKGKRARVNHLEQSKLSQYIGQLNVILFAPEDLELVKGAPSVRRRFIDMEFGQMNPLYLYNTTQYRRILKERNAYLKRLQMKQTTDTVFLDVLTEQLVDVGAQVILARQAFTERLQAAAQPIHAEIANQLEQLTLIYQTSVDFESGDELATVKLAFEQALKKQQAREIMQGSTLVGPHRDDLQFIVNDNDVAIFGSQGQQRTTALAVKLAEIDLMQQETGEYPILLLDDVLSELDANRQTHLLLAIQDKVQTFITSPTLSDVARQLIHTPKIFHVQQGNITLEK is encoded by the coding sequence TTGGAACTCACATCGTTAAAACTAGTTAATTATCGTAACTATGCTGATCTAAAGCTAGACTTTAGTGATGGGGTGAATGTGTTTTTAGGTGAAAATGCGCAAGGTAAGACGAATTTATTGGAAAGTATTTACGTCCTAGCTTTGACGCGTTCTCATCGAACAAGTAGTGATAAAGAATTAATTCGTTGGCACGAAAAAGAGGCAACCATTAGCGGGCGTGTTAAGAAGAATATTAGTGAAACACCACTATCTTTACATTTTTCAAATAAGGGTAAGCGAGCACGTGTGAACCATTTAGAACAATCTAAATTATCACAGTATATTGGTCAACTTAATGTCATTTTATTTGCACCAGAGGACTTAGAATTAGTTAAGGGTGCGCCTAGTGTCCGTCGCCGATTTATTGATATGGAATTTGGTCAGATGAATCCGTTGTATTTATATAATACAACGCAGTATCGTCGTATACTGAAAGAACGTAATGCGTACTTAAAACGATTACAAATGAAACAAACAACGGATACCGTGTTTTTAGATGTTTTGACTGAACAATTGGTTGATGTTGGTGCGCAAGTTATTTTGGCGCGCCAAGCGTTCACAGAAAGATTGCAGGCCGCTGCACAGCCTATTCACGCTGAAATCGCTAACCAGCTTGAACAATTAACCTTGATTTATCAAACCAGTGTTGATTTTGAATCAGGGGATGAGTTAGCGACGGTTAAATTGGCATTTGAACAAGCGTTAAAGAAACAACAGGCGAGGGAAATTATGCAGGGATCAACGTTAGTGGGCCCGCATCGAGATGACCTACAGTTTATTGTTAACGATAATGATGTGGCGATTTTTGGATCACAAGGTCAACAGCGTACCACAGCATTGGCAGTAAAACTCGCTGAAATTGATCTCATGCAGCAAGAAACTGGAGAATATCCAATCTTGTTACTTGATGATGTGTTAAGTGAACTTGATGCTAATCGACAAACACATTTGTTACTAGCTATTCAAGATAAGGTACAAACATTCATAACGTCACCAACTTTAAGTGATGTTGCACGTCAACTCATCCACACACCGAAAATTTTTCACGTGCAACAAGGTAATATTACGTTAGAAAAGTAA